The sequence below is a genomic window from Oscillospiraceae bacterium.
CCAAGACCCTGGCCCTGATCCGGCGCAGCCGGGGCGGGCGCGCGCCGGGGGAGGCCCTGCGCTGCGGGGCAATCTCCCTGGACCCGGGCCGACGGGCCTGCACGGCGGCGGGGGAGGACGTGCGCCTGACGCCCCGGAGCTTCGATCTGCTGGAGTGCCTGCTGCGCAACCGGGGGCGGGTCATGAGCCGGGAACAGCTCCTGGACAAGGTGTGGGGGCTGGACTTCGAGGGGGACGCGCGGGCGGTGGATGTGCAGGTGAAGAACCTGCGCGCCGCCCTGGGGGGCGCGGGCGGACAGATTAAGACCGTGCTCAAGGCCGGCTACAAGCTGGAGGAGGGCGGGGCATGAAAAGGGAAACGAAGCTGCGCGGCTACCTGCGGGGGATGATCGCCCTGTCCATGCTGGCCCTCTGGGCCGTCACTATGCTGGCGCTCACCTTCCTCTCGGCGCAGAAGGTGGAGATCGAGGCCGGGATGCTGCAAGAGCGGATGGAGGTTCAAGCGTCGGAACTCTGCGCATCGGTGATGGAGCGGACGGCGGCGGCAGAGAACCAGGCCGCGATGCTCAGCTTCGGTCTGAGCACCATCACACCCATGTACGCCCAGGTGGCGGGCGGCGCGCTCTTATGCTCTCTCGACAAGGCGGGCAAGGAGCTTGCCCGCAGCCATATCGCCTATGGCTATGCCGGTGTGGATGACCGAGCCGGCGGGATCAACAACTACCTGTTCTTAGATGAAGCCCTGGACGACGAGGGGCAGTTGGCGCTTGCTCGCTGGATTACGGAGCATAGGGACGAGGCCGACGAATACCGTATGCCGTCAGGCAATGATAACTGGGCCGAGATTACCGGCGTCGTGGACGGCATAGGCATCCGGGTGCAGCGGATTGTGCTCCATCTGGGGGGCGAGGTGCTGACTCCAGTGGAGGGAAGTGCGGAGCGCTTGGCGGGTGAACAGCTTGAAACCCTGCGCTTTTCCTCTCTCGGACTGTACAGCAACCTCTGCCCTGAACTCTCTGTGGATGGAGACGGCCGGGTCAGGAATAAACCCACGATTATGACCGCCCGATTGGCCCGCTTCCGGGATGCGGAGGCCGCGTATGACACGCTTATGGAGCGTGCCCGGCCCGGCGATGGGACGAGCACCTGGTCGACCACGGTGGTCGGCACGGCGGCGGTGGGGCCCGGACGGCGGGAGGGAGTCGTCTTAGGCAGCGCCTACTCCTGCTCCAACTGGCTGGAGGGCGCGTCCCGCCTGGGCTGGGCCTACGTACTGACCCTGGCGGCGGCGCTGCTGCTGACGCGGTGGCTCTCCCGCATGCTCTCGGGCATGGTGGCCCGCCCGGTGGAGGCCCTGTGCGCGGACGTGGAGGCGGGCCGCCCCTGCGAGACGGCGGGGGAGATCGCCGAGCTCAACGCCCTCTCGTCGGCCTTCAACGCCGCGCAGGAGAAGCTGGCGGACGAGCTGCGGCGGGAGCGGGACTTCTCCCGGGCGGCGGCCCACGAGCTCAAAACCCCCCTTGCGGTGCTGCGCTCCCATGCCGAGGGCCTGGCCGAGGACATCGCCCCGGACCGGCGGGGGGAGTACCTGGAGATCATCATGGACGAGGCCGACCGGATGGACGCGCTGGTGCGGGAGCTGCTGGAGCTCTCCCGGCTGGAGGCGGGGGCCGCGCCCTTGGCGCGGGAGCCGGTGGCGCTGGGGGCGCTGGTCCGGCAGGCCTTCGCCCGTCTGGAGCGGCCCATGGCGGAGAAGGGGGTCACCCTGGAGGCGGATTTGGAGGAGCTGACCGTGCCCGGCGAGCGGGTGGGGCTGGAGCGGGTGGCCTCCAACCTGGCCTCCAACGCCCTGCGCCACTGCGCGCCGGGCGGGAGCATCCGCGTGGCGCTGGAGCGGACGGGGGACGGCTTCGCTCGCCTGACGGTGGACAACGACGGGGCCAACATCCCGGAGCAGGCCCTCCCCCGGCTGTGGGAGGCCTTTTACCGGGGGGACGCGGGCCGGTCCCGGGAGGACGGGGGGGCCGGGCTGGGGCTGGCCATCGTCCGCGGCGTGCTGGCCCGCCACGGGGGGCGCTGGGGGGCGGAGAACCGGCCCGGCGGCGTGCGCTTCCGGGCCGAGGTGCCCCTGGAGTGATACCCGGCCCCGGTTGCAAAACGGCGGCCCGTGTGGTATGATACCTGCAAGAAACAGAGATTGCGAGGAGATGCTTCATGGGCTTTAACCGTCTGGAGGCCAAGCTGCAGGCCAAGGGCAGCATGCGCAGCGCCTACCCCCACCCCATGCTGATTACGCTGGTCTACTTCCTGGCCACCACCGTGCTGGTGGGGGTGATCCAGTTCGTGGTGAACAACCCCTTCAACAACCTGTACACCTACCTGATGCAGGGGTACAGCGTGGACGAGGTCTACAGCTACTACTACACCCTGATGGCGGGGGGCCGGGGCGCCCTGTTTGTGTTTATGGGCATCCTGATGTCCCTGTACTCCGCCGTCATGGGCTTCAGCTACACCTCCTACGCCCTGCGCCT
It includes:
- a CDS encoding DNA-binding response regulator — encoded protein: MPETILVVEDERRIRDVVRDYFTAHGADCDLARNGEEALDLLRDHEYDAILLDILMPGLDGYAVCRAVREKSGVPVIFLTALCGEEEALRGYELGADDYVTKPFSLAVLHAKTLALIRRSRGGRAPGEALRCGAISLDPGRRACTAAGEDVRLTPRSFDLLECLLRNRGRVMSREQLLDKVWGLDFEGDARAVDVQVKNLRAALGGAGGQIKTVLKAGYKLEEGGA